From Arachis hypogaea cultivar Tifrunner chromosome 3, arahy.Tifrunner.gnm2.J5K5, whole genome shotgun sequence:
ATGAAACTTCAAGTAACAATGGTTATACCAAGTCAAAGAAGATTAGAAAACGAGCACATGCTGAGTTTCTACTTTCTTTATGAACACTCCAAAACCCAAGAGAGCATATAAAGCAAGGAATCACATTGATcctttgtgtgtgtgtgtataacaAGAGAAAAACCATGGCCATCTCAAGAAGCAATGGCCTAGTGTTTGTGATGCTGCTGCTATTTGCTTGCTATGTAATGCAAATAAGTGCAGAAACTCGCACCTGCGTGCAGCGCAGGAGCCCGTGCTTTCTAAGGCGTATAGCATGCCCGCCGGAGTGCCCTTTTACGTCGCCAAAGGATCCAAAAGCCAAAGTCTGCTACATTGACTGTGAATCTCCCATATGCAAAGCTCAGTGCAAAAGTAAGATCCTTTACATGACTTTACAAAATGTATAACAACTCCATGTTTCTTCATTTAACCAAAGATTCAAGGTAACTGCTCTGGAATATTAGAATTCATGGTGTAGATATAGAAATAGAGAGTAGAGAGAATGGTAAACTGATAATATATATTAAGTGAATTGTATCTGATATTTgatacaatccataaccaattTATACTACTAGTTCATCAGAgaataaaataaatggtaatgCTAAACTTCCAAAAGAACTAATTCGTATATGGTTAAGCTAATTCCTATGTGCATTTATTCTTGGTCCACATAAAACTCTAACATCGCTATTCTTTTTGCTTTTGCCATCGTAATTTCATTTACCTTTTTATGGGAGCGTACCTATGCTAAGCTTTTACTCTGTGTTTGGTGATAACAGCTCGCAAACCGAATTGTAATGGTCGAGGATCGGCATGCTTGGACCCTCGTTTTGTCGGTGCAGATGGAATTGTTTTCTACTTCCATGGAAGGCGGGATGAGCATTTCAGCTTAGTGTCTGATGAGAACCTTCAGGTCAATGCACGTTTCATTGGCCTTAGGCCAGAAGGAAGGAAAAGGGATTATACTTGGATTCAAGCATTGGGAATCCTATTTGACTTCCACAACTTTTCTATCGAGGCCACCCGTTCAGCAATTTGGGACAAAGAAGTCGACCACTTGAAACTCTCATACAACGGAGAGGAGCTTGTGATCCCAGAAGGTCACCTCTCCACATGGCAGTCCACAGAGAATCAGCTTAAAGTGGAGAGAACATCAAGCAAAAACAGTGTCATGTTTACTCTACCAGAAGTTGCCGAGATATCAGTCAACGTGGTACCTGTAACCAAGGAGGATAGTAGAATCCACAACTATCAAATCCCTGATGATGATTGCTTTGCTCACTTGGAGGTTCAGTTCAAATTCTACGGCCTGTCCCACAAAGTTGAAGGAGTTCTTGGCAGGACTTATCAGCCTGATTTCAAGAATCCGGCAAAGCCGGGTGTAGCAATGGCAGTTGTTGGAGGAGAAGACAGGTATAGAACCTCATCGCTTCTTTCTCCGGATTGTGGTGCTTGTGTATTTTCTCCAAAACAGCCTTCAGAAAGGAAGACCTCTGTGCTGGAGTATGGTTTGCTGGATTGCACTGGTGTTGCAAAAAGTGGGAATGGTATAGTTTGCAGGAGATAAATTCTGAATCCACAAAGCTGTTGCAAGAAAGTTTTAATTGTTTTCATGTTTATTGTGTTGGTAAAACTCTTATTCTACCAGATTTCATGCTGAATAAAAAATTGTAATCATTTTTGTTtagtggaaaaataaaaattgtgatATTTTGTCTGTTAATTAAGAAATTTTTCAAACAGTGTGATTAAATGCAAGATTCTCTCATTCATACCCCTTATAAAATCATGCCAAAGATTCATTTATTGCAACCAAAAGATATGCGAACACCTCAAGAGAATTTTGGACACATAGTATATTCATACTAGAATGGATAGATTCTACCTGTCAAGTACAAAACATCTTCACATGCCTGCAAAATTGGTTTCCTTTCAGCTACAAAAGAAATTACATTATAATCTCTATATGACAAAATAACAGTTCATATCTTAAACGATAATCTCAAAACAACATTTAGCTTATTGAAGTTCCACATTGATTGCACAATACTCTATAAAAATCATTATAACTTTGAAATGAGTGTGTTTTAGCAGCCATAAATAACAGCTTACCAAGGATTTTGGACAAGTGAAAATGGAAAGCGATTTAGCTTATTATTGCCTGAGCTCTGAAGAAGGAATTTCTAACCCACATATATGTTGTAACAACAACCAAGTCTTATTCCACTAATTGAGACTGGTTACATGGATCAAGCAACCTGTGGTGtcctatttatgattttaatGTGTAAGAATTATCAGGAAGACTGAATTCCTGATTGGTTTGTATGAAGTACAACAGAATATTAGGAGTACCATACataaaattcctatcctcattggcAATCATCACTATCACTGAAGTACATTATGTATAAACTTGCTTATGAACGAAAAATGGATCATGAAGCAGTAATTAAATAAGGCATAACCATCCGCCAAACATGAGGTTTCAGACTAGTTCCTAGGCAAGAATAGCCGCGGCAATTAATGGCATGGCTAGAATGGTGAATACAAGAGGAACTCATCTTCCGCGAGGATTTACCAATTGTGAGAACACTGTGCTTGTAGCTGCATCTTCTATATTGTCATATGTGCAAGAGTTTATCTCATCAATCATAGTAACACTGTTATCAAAGTGTTCAAGGGGAGTCAACTGAATTCCAGTAATGTGGTTTGTGCTGTTGTCTTCTGGTTCTGTGAGGCTCGACGAGGTTTCTTGAAGCTGAAGAGCATATTCAAGATTCCACAAGACATCTCCCATAGACGGACGGTCCACACCATACTCAGCCAAGCACTTCTCTGCTGTCTCCCCAAACTTATTAAGAGAAGCAACGCTCACCTTCCCCACAAGATTTTGGTCCATGATTTGATCAAGCATCCCTTTTTTCTGCCACATCATTGCCCATTCGGCTATATTAACCTGGTCCCTAGGAAGGACAGGGTTCAAGGCTGGCCTTGTGCATAACACCTCCATTAACACTACTCCGAATGAATAAACATCAGATTTCTCGGTTAGTTGTTGCCTTCTAAAGTACTCAGGATCGAGATAACCGAAACTACCTTTAACAGCAGTGCTCACATGGGTTTGATCAAGAGAAGGACCAGCTTTGGAAAGGCCAAAATCCGCAACTTTAGCAACAAAGTTCTCATCTAAGAGAATATTTGTTGTCTTCACATCTCGGTGAATTATGCTTTGAGCGGCACCGGTGTGGAGATAATGAAGGCCCCTTGCAGCTCCGATGCAAATTTCAAGTCGCTGCTTCCATGATAGAGGTGGCAAGTCTGTTCCATACAAATGACTCCTAAGGGGTCCATTAGCCATGTATTCATAAACAAGAATCATTTCCGACCTCTCATCACAATAACCAATGAGCGACACAAGATGACGATGACGAAGCTTTGATAACATTTCAATTTCTGTTCGGAATTCAGCAAGACCTTGTTCAGATCTTCGGTTGCCTCTTTTAACAGCTACATTAGTCCCATCTTCAAGTGTTCCCTTATAAACTCTACCGAAACCACCAACACCAAGAAGTAGGTTCTCATCAAATTTGTTGGTTGCATCTAGGATTTCTTGGAAACTGAAGAATCGTCCGAGATTCGACGATGTTAAAGATTTGCAGCTTGCTGTTCCACTCTTCTGTGAAGTTGTTGACATTTTCGTCAAGGTCAGCGAGTTTCCATAGATGGGTAAAGGTAGCCATGAATTACCCCGTTCAGTAGACTTCGACTTGCGCCCTATTAAGCAGCAACAACACAAACCAACCAATGCTACGACAACCAAAGCCCCAACAGCAGAACCAACTATAATTGCTATCTTGTTCTTCTTTGACAATGAGCCAGGAAGGAGACTGCCAACTGAAGAAAGCCCATCCAAACTCCGCAATGCATTGCTGATCTTCATTATCTCCAGCCCGTTCATAGTGGCATTTGGGAAGTCAGCCATTTTATCCGGACCAACACTTACTGTCAAAGTGTTTGAGCCCGCCGAGGCATTGGAAACAAAGTCCTTGAAGTAAGGAACAGACAAATCATTAGTTATGGATGACAGATCAAGACTTCCAATACCTAAGTCAGTATTTATAAACAAATTGAAGACCAGAGTGTTGAGAGACTTGCTCATGATATCACAAAAATGCACCCGAATAAAATACGAGAAATTTGGATCAACATTGAAGACCCAAGTGATGTTGAAATTCGGACTGCCTACATTTGGATCCCCCATTGCTTCTGCAGTGGCATAGACCAAATTTGGAGCAGTCTCGGGCGTAACACCCACTGGATACTTAATGCTCGAAGGATTGACAGACACATTAACAACCGAATTGTTCACATGAAGGTATTTCTGATCATTCACCCAAGTCCTTCCCAATGTGTCATTCTGAGCTGTAATTGAAGGACCCCCAATGTTGAGGCGATAAACAGTTTCCAAAGCAACCCCAGAGAGTCCGCTGACCGGCGCAGTCGGGTTAAGACCCAATGCTTGATCAACAAACAATTCATCCGGCATTGACACAacttcaattgcattaataaaggcTACCGAATCATTGGACGGAATGAAACTAAGAGTCAAGGTATTATCAGTAACGTTGATTGCATACTCCTTGAACACACAAGAACCATGGGGCCGATTCTTAAAGGTAAAATTACTCAAAAGGACAAAATTATCAGTAACAACAGTCATTGAAGCAGAACTCAAATTGCGACCGGAATTCAAAAGAGGCGAAAAGTATAGCCGGAGCCAGTGCCTACCTTGCTGCCCAATTTCAAATTTATAAGAAGCTGCCTCAGTGAAAACCCTAGCTGATTTGTAAACTGGAAAAGGGGCACTGGAATTTGAACCCGCAACAACCGAGTTCTGAGTTTTCAAAGTGAGTTTCGAATGCTGTGAGTCAGGAACAAAATTGCGACCTTGGAATGTAATATTCTTCGAAGAACCACAAGCAATAAGATAGTTATCAGTAAAAGTGTACGAACCAAATGTGCCATTAACCAAAACCACTAAGAAAACAACAAGAAGAGCAAAACCACTTGGAATCCTTTTCACAACCACCATCTTCACTTGTTCCCCATTGTAGCTTCTTCACAAGTTCAATAAACTATTCCACTTCccgaaaagaaaaaaggaaaaaaaatgctgAAAGTTCTGGATcggaaaaaagaaaaacacagaACCTGCAGAAAACCTGGATCTATCAGAACCAATGCACAGAAACAGACATAGGTGTTATACAAGAAAAGACAAATTACGCAGTTTCCAATGTAACAAGAAGCACAAAAGCAAAGAGTTGAGTTCTGTTGGTGTAAGAGTCTTATAACCTTAAGGGGAGCAATAATGTAGAACCGTTTATGAAGATAATAAGAGGGAAAATCTTAAATCCCAGTTTAAGAATACATGAAACCAATTAGTTATTAGTGACAGTGATAGAAACATTTTCCTTTTTTTCAGGGGAAAAAGGAAGAATAAGTTCAACGTCAGAGGTTTAAACTTTAAAATGTAACGCTAAACAAACTTTTACAGGCTGTTTTAATAGGGGAAGTGGGCCCCACTTTAGAAGGAAAAGGCGATGAAACTTGCCCGGGGTAAGAATGCTATTGGGTGAAAACTCAGttaaagtcgacttcacctgaagtTGATACTTTAAagtcgttaaataaaaatttagtcaaatcagtcaaatcatttaacggctcTCAGATATTAACATCACGTAAAGTCGATTGCATATGAGTTTTCaccatttaaaaaattattttttataaattataatttatattttttaaaataatttttattaaaaaatatttttaatttgataaataaataaataaataatatttttatattcgataaattatttatacttttgattcaaaatgttataaaagtatttggataactatttaaaaatatatatataaaatgtcgAGTTAATATTCAAAATGACCCCTGAAATTTGAAGACAGGCTCAATTTGAACCCCAAATTTAAATAAGTGAGTCACGTTAATCTCCGTTAACGGCACGCTTACTTAGAATGTTAAGTGACACGTGGGCTTGACAGGTGGGCTtattaaacgacgtcgttttttttttcttggcgTGTAATCTCTCTTCAAACGACAGCATTTTCCATTTGGAGGTTAAAATTCAACTCCACCAATGATCAAACCACTCAAAACAGagaaactcttcttcttcttcattctctcgCATGCACCATACTGTGGAAGATCAATGTCACTGCTAGTGTAGGGCGCTGACAAAGCTTGTCGCAGGCGTTCTTGTTTGCTAGCACGAGAAAGAAGCTGTGCACCACTATTTCTCCAAAAAAGGTTAGTAACGCAAGCATTCTATGTTTGGGTTAAATGTTATGTTTTGTATCTTCTCTTGGTTGGGATTTACAGGCCATTAATTTATACTCTATTTGATACTCAAATGGATTGGGTCCATTGTGAAAGAAGATAGTTTTAGTTATTAATTCCTTTCTGTtagggtttttttctttttaaaaactaATGATTAACATTAACTGTGTTACAGAGAAGAAAGGACATCTAAATTAGTGAAGTCTACCACTTCTTTATGTACCAGTTTCTGTCTATAGATGATTTCAATAGCTAAGCTTTTTTTCtgaaaatataaaatgagaaattCATGAATGAGTAAATAGATTATGCTTGTCAATGTGATAACGCGGAGCTGTTAATTATGGATAACAAAAAATTGTTTAGCTGTTGTTACATggataaattttatatatgaatttttatattttctgttcTGAAAAAAATATTGATTGGCATGTTAATGTAGAATTATCTGATGCATGATATGAAAGGCCTTGGATGTTgatgttaatttgttaattgtttgAATTATATTTGTAAATGGGTGATTTGATAACCATTATCTATCATCACGGAAGCAGTTTTGTTACAAAGAATGATGGCAGTATAGTTTACGAAAAAGATAATTCGAAAGAGTTAAAAACCCCAGATACTGAAGATGAACTTAGTGATGAAGAAAGTGATGACATGTTTCCAGTATTCTCACAAGCTGCTCGGTTTAGACAGCTGATGCTCCAAGTTGGAATGAAATTTAACACTAAACAAGAATTTATGGAAGTTGTGAGGGACTTTACCATTCAAAAGGGGAggcaaataaaattcaaaagaaatgaAAGCTACAGGGTGAGGGCAGTTTGCAAGTGGAAGAATGAAGAAATTAAATGTCCATGGGTTGCATATGCATCTAAGGACCATGAGGAGACATGCTGGCAGTTAAAGACGTTCAATAATGAACATGTATGTCCTAGGATGAACAAAAACAGGGTAGCAAATAGAAAGTGGCTTGCTCAGAATTTAGTCAAGAAGTTAAGAAAATATCCTAACTTGAAGCATTGTGAGGCAGCAGCTTATTTTAAGAGGAGATGTGACCTAAATTTGAACAAGTTCTCTTTGACTAGAGCTTTAACAGATGCAAAAAATGCAGTGTATGGTGATGCAGTCTCACAGTATTATAGACTTAGAGATTATGGTGAGACATTGCTTAAAAGCAATCCAGGGTCAACAGTTAAAATTGGAGTGATTCCACAGGTTGAAGGCGACCCAATATTTCAAAGAATGTATATTTGTCTGGATGGTTGCAAAAAGGGGTTCAAGGCTGGATGTCGGTCATTGATTAGTTTAGATGGAACTTTTTTAAAGACGCATTTCGGGAGACAAATACTTTCAGCTGTAGGATAGAATGCTAACAATCATATATATCCGATTGCTTGGGCGATTGTAGATGTCGAGAATAAGGAAAATTGGAGGTAGTTTCTAGAATTGCTTCTTGAAAATCTTGGAGACTATGAACAAGATAAATGGAGCTTTATATCGGACATGCAAAAGGTAATTTAAACTTGAGCTTTATACAACTTGTttacaaatttaatttattttaattatatactataGAGTACTTAAGAGTTTTAATTACACTATTAAACGTGACTTATTAATATATCATAAGGACTTGCTCTCCCTCCAGAAAATACTTATACATACTTGTTTGAAAGCATATATGTTATCTTTTGTGGATAAATTGATAAATGTAATCCAAAGTTGTATGTTTTGAGGTTATTTTGTGGCTGTTTTGTGGCTGAAATTTGTGTCAGGGTTGTTTATGCCCTTTGTCATGTCTTGTATAGGGCTTTGGTTTGAAACCTCTTAAATAGCCGTTTTGTTTTTGTGATTGTAATGATGACATTCTAGATATCACTCTTAGTTTATCATATGTTACAATGGTCATTGTCATGACTATGGTTGACCTATGAAATCAGATTCAaggtttattattataatttattttgcaaTTTAGAGATTTGGTAGATAAATTACAAGTTACTTTATTATTGATATTTGCAGATTTGTAATCAGTCTCTTGTTTATTCTTACCATTTTACTTTTACAGGTTTAGTCACAACTTTTAATTTACAGAATCATACCTATTTATCCTTATTGAATTTTTAGGTTTAGTCAAAACTTATAATTTACAAAACAGAtttgtattgaaaaaaaaaaacataattgtaGTGacattaattcaattttattcatCACTTTCCCACACCCAAGACATAGCCAATGGTTACAACtacaaacaaaacaagaaaaaaactcAAAATACTATTTCATACTTTTAAAATCCTAATTTCAGCTTCTATTGCTCTAATCTTTCAGCCCACGTTATCTTTCAGCCCACGTTCATCTCCCAATACTCAATGTTATTTGCAATTTTATGTCTGCCAATCATGTCGTCTTCTTCCACGCCATTTGTCCACACAAAAAATCCACACCATCTATTTCCAGAAGTCTATCACAACAAGAACCACAAAATAAATTATGCATGTATTacaaaaaaaagatgtaaattcaAGAAGGAAGTAATTCAACAACTCATATTATAGTTTGGACATCCAAAAAATGGTCTGTCTGGATTTGCTTCTGTCCCAGACCAACGAAAAACGGGACGCATTCCACAACCACACCAGTGTGGAACCTTTTTAGATCTAGCTCGATTTGGATTCCTATCCAAACTTCTATATGAATGAGATATGTTGCAGCTTCCGGAACCTTGGCTGGTGCTCCTCATCATCTTCTCCAACACCCAAACAACGATAGCAATTTGGAAATTTGTCACTTGTTAGGGTTTTATATTCATTAAAAGGGGGCTAAATTgagtctaaatttttttttcctatGTCAGCAACGTTTAATAAGGCCATCTGTCAAGCCCACGTGTCACTTAACGTTCCACATGAGTGTGCCGTTAATGGAGATTAACAAAATGGCTAACGTGAGTCACTTATTCAAATTTGGGGGTTCAAATTGAGTCAATTGAAATTTCGAGAGTCAAATTGAGTTTGTCTTCAAATTTTAGGgaccattttgagtattaactcataAAATGTCAGatcaaatttttttagatttttgtttttatttttttaatataaaattattaaattttaaagataaaaataattttttttagttaaattcgTAAAAATTctcataaaagtaaaattttaaaagtactttttgaaaatatattttaacatttggtattttattttattttaaatattttaaaaatatttttgtagttAATGAGCAGAGGGCGGTCTTGGACTTTTGGTTGTTACTCTATTTCTTTTACTCTATTTTACAAAGATATAAAAACTGATCAGGTCATTTAATTAGTGGAGTTAGAGATTTAATTATTTCAAAGTTTTATATAGATTTAATTGTGATCGAACCAAATATGATAAAATAGTATATCAATTTAAGTTAAAACGATTTATTAAAATTTCTTAATAAATTGCTTTAGATCGTTTTATTTTTAGAAACGTAATTTAAAACAGGATAATCTAATAGTATTAAAAACCAATCCATTTAAAAGAGTGATTTatccaaatattaaaaataacaaaataaaatcattATTATTAAACTATTATGTATTTAGTCTAATTAATATTGTAAgttgttaaataatattaaatactaTGTCGATACTttataaaatgtaaaaaaataaaagcacTGAAAAAGTTACATTGTAACAAAATTCAACAAATATACTCAATATTTTACCATATCTAAAAGAGTATAGAAACTATTATACCGACAATTAGATATATAATATTAGAATGTTTTGAATTAACTCTTAATTTATGTGTTGCTTTCACTGCGtgcatttaatattaaaaaattagtaataataaccaaaaatattAACAATATATTTGTGACCCACAACTTAATCAgttttaaaatgaataaaataaaactcaatcaatattttataaaaagtgTTCAAATTTATATTATCACCCGATTTCACAGAAGTCGCACATGATAACATAAGCCTAATCATACTTAGTTAAAtaagtaattattaattaacttttataatCTTTTCTATTAACTTGAAAAAAGAAATATTGACAACCTTCTTAATAACAAAAGGGAGTAATCTATTATCAAATATGGAACTATTTAAAAGGTGGttattaattttatccttatattcataaatatattgacattttcatgtatttttcaaatttcaatctacTAAAAATTTGTCTAAAATCCTTGCAAATTTAagtatcagagtcccttgcaggtaccattcTCCCTTTATCAAGACGTTGGACGGCGGCACCTCATTAGCAGGGACGTCAAATACAATCACGAAAAGGacctggacctcacgttcagcCCCAAATCACAGTTTCAGGTAACACCCGAAACATTGGCACCATTGCTGGAGACTTGGTAATCAATACCATAGGATGGCGGATGACATCCCAGAAGACGAACATATGACTTCCAACTC
This genomic window contains:
- the LOC112790022 gene encoding uncharacterized protein, yielding MAISRSNGLVFVMLLLFACYVMQISAETRTCVQRRSPCFLRRIACPPECPFTSPKDPKAKVCYIDCESPICKAQCKTRKPNCNGRGSACLDPRFVGADGIVFYFHGRRDEHFSLVSDENLQVNARFIGLRPEGRKRDYTWIQALGILFDFHNFSIEATRSAIWDKEVDHLKLSYNGEELVIPEGHLSTWQSTENQLKVERTSSKNSVMFTLPEVAEISVNVVPVTKEDSRIHNYQIPDDDCFAHLEVQFKFYGLSHKVEGVLGRTYQPDFKNPAKPGVAMAVVGGEDRYRTSSLLSPDCGACVFSPKQPSERKTSVLEYGLLDCTGVAKSGNGIVCRR
- the LOC112790021 gene encoding receptor-like protein kinase THESEUS 1; the protein is MVVVKRIPSGFALLVVFLVVLVNGTFGSYTFTDNYLIACGSSKNITFQGRNFVPDSQHSKLTLKTQNSVVAGSNSSAPFPVYKSARVFTEAASYKFEIGQQGRHWLRLYFSPLLNSGRNLSSASMTVVTDNFVLLSNFTFKNRPHGSCVFKEYAINVTDNTLTLSFIPSNDSVAFINAIEVVSMPDELFVDQALGLNPTAPVSGLSGVALETVYRLNIGGPSITAQNDTLGRTWVNDQKYLHVNNSVVNVSVNPSSIKYPVGVTPETAPNLVYATAEAMGDPNVGSPNFNITWVFNVDPNFSYFIRVHFCDIMSKSLNTLVFNLFINTDLGIGSLDLSSITNDLSVPYFKDFVSNASAGSNTLTVSVGPDKMADFPNATMNGLEIMKISNALRSLDGLSSVGSLLPGSLSKKNKIAIIVGSAVGALVVVALVGLCCCCLIGRKSKSTERGNSWLPLPIYGNSLTLTKMSTTSQKSGTASCKSLTSSNLGRFFSFQEILDATNKFDENLLLGVGGFGRVYKGTLEDGTNVAVKRGNRRSEQGLAEFRTEIEMLSKLRHRHLVSLIGYCDERSEMILVYEYMANGPLRSHLYGTDLPPLSWKQRLEICIGAARGLHYLHTGAAQSIIHRDVKTTNILLDENFVAKVADFGLSKAGPSLDQTHVSTAVKGSFGYLDPEYFRRQQLTEKSDVYSFGVVLMEVLCTRPALNPVLPRDQVNIAEWAMMWQKKGMLDQIMDQNLVGKVSVASLNKFGETAEKCLAEYGVDRPSMGDVLWNLEYALQLQETSSSLTEPEDNSTNHITGIQLTPLEHFDNSVTMIDEINSCTYDNIEDAATSTVFSQLVNPRGR